One part of the Diadema setosum chromosome 22, eeDiaSeto1, whole genome shotgun sequence genome encodes these proteins:
- the LOC140245367 gene encoding 2',5'-phosphodiesterase 12-like, with protein MNFMKSLGRVLRTFIKSRPPPAVFASQKEIGMGRAFVRCIDGEGDMSISFKYRDKQSSLLRPQTEVVGKALSRIQCTMKKHFEKEMKKRKKMKLDLASSEASNVVDSEPVVSLCMDDVQVDLEKCNRAAWIDGAVLCINDTSFSVCRNYPKILQLSLPTVSLVGCPVFPRVVTEFTAVGLDACKYRWFRCVKKSDGEHGVNDTDSKQLDKMSVVHSGSNDEWIEVGQEKTYTPSVQDVGSKLKLVCLPRNGIKEGEEKHVVMMRDVQNGPATYPFEKRHAFTNERTSQECFRIMSYNILADVYADSDYSRDFLYPYCPAAALDIDYREQLLLKEISGYNADILCLQECGKKLFQHCLKPAFSDQGFEGLLLCKGKQMPEGEALFYRTDKFRLIEQFDASLAKAFETELANSDLLEGVSKSPAMLNQILTRTSVVQVAILEDIHNPTQLLCVANTHLYFHPRAGHIRLIQAIVILRHLQRIQQQYATKLPGCKLALVLCGDLNCQTSDPGVFELISKKYISPNHVQWYGGGIAEFCGGMTLTHDLDFTNACTSQRYTNFVAGFVASLDYILIDSHHLSVIREIPMPSHDDIISHVALPNQVFPSDHLAIGCEVKWEQSGKL; from the exons atgaattttatgaaatcaCTTGGTCGAGTACTGCGAACTTTTATTAAAAGTCGTCCCCCTCCCGCCGTATTTGCGTCACAAAAGGAAATAGGAATGGGGCGAGCGTTTGTAAGATGCATCGACGGTGAAGGAGACATGAGTATTTCATTCAAGTATCGTGATAAACAGAGCAGCTTGCTTCGACCGCAAACAGAAGTTGTAGGTAAGGCCCTCTCACGAATCCAATGCACAATGAAGAAGCATTTTGAAAAGgagatgaagaagaggaagaagatgaaacttGATTTAGCCTCCTCTGAAGCAAGTAATGTGGTCGACAGCGAGCCTGTTGTTAGTTTGTGTATGGACGATGTGCAAGTCGACCTGGAAAAGTGCAACAGAGCAGCTTGGATCGACGGGGCAGTTTTATGCATAAACGATACAAGCTTCTCTGTATGTAGGAATTACCCAAAGATTTTACAGCTGTCTTTGCCAACTGTTTCACTCGTAGGATGCCCAGTGTTTCCAAGAGTAGTGACAGAATTCACTGCAGTAGGCCTAGATGCCTGTAAATACAGATGGTTCCGATGTGTGAAGAAAAGTGACGGTGAGCATGGCGTGAATGATACCGATAGCAAGCAGTTAGACAAGATGTCAGTTGTCCATAGTGGTTCAAACGATGAATGGATTGAAGTTGGACAAGAGAAAACCTACACCCCATCAGTACAGGATGTAGGTTCAAAGTTAAAGCTTGTGTGCTTGCCAAGGAATGGCATCAAAGAAGGTGAGGAGAAGCATGTCGTGATGATGAGAGATGTTCAAAATGGACCAGCCACGTATCCATTCGAAAAGAGGCATGCATTCACAAATGAGAGAACATCACAGGAATG CTTCAGAATCATGTCATATAATATCCTTGCTGATGTGTATGCTGATTCAGACTACTCTAGGGACTTCCTCTATCCCTACTGTCCTGCAGCTGCACTGGACATTGACTACAGAGAACAGCTACTGCTCAAGGAAATATCAG GTTATAATGCTGACATTCTGTGCCTCCAGGAGTGTGGAAAGAAATTGTTTCAACACTGTCTCAAGCCAGCTTTCAGCGATCAAGGTTTTGAGGGTTTGTTGCTTTGCAAAGGCAAGCAAATGCCAGAGGGAGAAGCCCTTTTCTACAGAACAGACAAGTTCAG ACTGATTGAGCAATTTGATGCATCCTTGGCCAAAGCATTTGAGACTGAATTAGCAAACTCGGACTTACTGGAAGGAGTCTCCAAATCTCCAGCTATGCTGAATCAGATCCTTACTCGGACTAGCGTGGTCCAG GTAGCTATTCTGGAAGACATTCATAATCCAACTCAGCTGTTATGTGTTGCCAATACACATCTATACTTCCACCCGAGAGCAGGCCACATTCGTCTGATACAGGCAATAGTCATTCTTAGGCATCTTCAGAGGATACAACAGCAGTATGCAACAAAG TTACCAGGATGCAAGTTAGCACTAGTGCTGTGTGGAGACCTTAACTGTCAAACATCTGATCCTGGTGTGTTTGAGCTTATATCCAAGAAGTATATCTCTCCCAATCATGTCCAGTGGTATGGTG GAGGCATAGCAGAGTTCTGCGGAGGTATGACCCTCACCCATGACCTGGATTTTACCAATGCCTGCACGAGCCAGAGGTACACCAACTTTGTGGCTGGATTTGTTGCATCACTAGACTACATTCTTATTGACAGCCATCATCTCAGCGTGATAAGGGAAATCCCCATGCCCTCACATGATGACATCATTAGTCACGTAGCTCTACCCAATCAAGTCTTCCCATCAGATCATCTAGCCATTGGATGTGAGGTCAAGTGGGAGCAAAGTGGAAAGTTGTGA